From one Trueperella pyogenes genomic stretch:
- a CDS encoding L-ribulose-5-phosphate 4-epimerase: protein MKLTDLPAHVQENVAVARREVCDLHAELPAGGLVVWTAGNVSQRVAGAELFVIKPSGVRYAELTPETMVVCTLDGDKIEDGTPAELTPSSDTAAHAYVYRHMPEVGGVVHTHSPYACAFAAVHRPIPCVLTMMADEFGGEVPVGPFAIIGDDSIGRGIVDTLAGSRSPAVLMGNHGPFTVGKDATAAVKAAVMVEEVAKTVAIAEGLGQPQPIAEEHVDKLHDRYQNVYGQIQERN from the coding sequence ATGAAACTCACCGATCTTCCTGCCCACGTGCAGGAAAACGTGGCGGTAGCTCGGCGCGAAGTGTGCGACCTTCACGCCGAGCTACCGGCCGGCGGCCTGGTGGTCTGGACGGCAGGCAACGTCTCTCAGCGTGTGGCGGGTGCGGAGCTGTTCGTCATCAAGCCTTCTGGCGTGCGTTATGCGGAACTGACCCCAGAGACCATGGTGGTGTGCACGCTGGATGGGGACAAGATCGAGGACGGGACGCCAGCTGAGCTCACGCCGTCGTCAGATACTGCGGCTCACGCATACGTCTATCGCCACATGCCTGAGGTCGGGGGAGTGGTCCATACGCACTCGCCGTACGCCTGCGCCTTTGCCGCCGTGCACCGGCCGATCCCGTGTGTGCTCACGATGATGGCTGACGAATTCGGGGGCGAGGTGCCCGTGGGCCCGTTCGCCATCATCGGCGACGACTCGATCGGCCGCGGCATCGTGGACACCCTAGCGGGGTCACGTTCGCCTGCGGTACTCATGGGCAATCACGGCCCATTCACGGTGGGCAAGGACGCTACCGCAGCTGTCAAGGCTGCCGTCATGGTGGAGGAAGTGGCCAAGACCGTGGCGATCGCGGAGGGCCTTGGCCAGCCGCAGCCTATTGCCGAAGAACATGTGGACAAACTCCACGACCGTTACCAGAACGTCTACGGACAGATCCAGGAGAGGAACTGA
- a CDS encoding ribulokinase yields MTEKYLVGVDFGTLSGRAVVVRASDGFQVGTAVSTYKHAVMDRTLTAGDNQKLPPEFALQNPRDYIDVLANAIPAAIEDAGVRPSDIVGVGIDATSATVFVTDAEGTPLCEKEEFAANPHAYVKLWKHHGAQDQADRIIALAEARGEEWLERYGGILSSEMLFPKILETFEKAPEVYAAADVVVNLLDWVTWKLTGELTFSASDSGYKRMLTDGEYPSREFCEQLAPGFGGVFEEKMNAPIKQLGEQAGVLSAAAAELTGLPEGIAVAAGNIDAHVVVAGANAVTPGQLTAIIGTSGCYILNSEEYRTVPGVFGNVLGGAVAGLWGIEGGQTAVGDVFAWFEGNGVPERYEQAARDAGVSVLEYMMDKAFELEIGEHGLVALDWLNGNRSILSDARLSGAIIGLTLQTRPEDIYRALMEGTVFGIRVIIDNFEEHGVPVTEIVAAGGLLKNHHFMQMLADVTRRPVSISEAEQAGALGSAIFAAVAAGVYDDVYAAAEAMSHVTEHKYVPDEEASNKYEELYGIYRELHDFFGRGKNLLMHRLKDIRSRAFDK; encoded by the coding sequence ATGACTGAAAAGTACCTCGTTGGTGTTGACTTTGGAACCCTGTCCGGCCGTGCTGTGGTGGTACGTGCATCGGACGGTTTCCAGGTCGGCACCGCTGTGAGCACCTACAAGCACGCGGTCATGGACCGCACCCTCACTGCGGGAGACAACCAGAAACTCCCACCGGAGTTCGCTCTTCAAAACCCGCGCGACTACATCGACGTCCTGGCCAATGCAATCCCGGCGGCGATTGAGGACGCGGGCGTCAGGCCGAGCGACATCGTCGGCGTCGGGATTGACGCCACCTCGGCCACGGTCTTCGTCACCGACGCCGAGGGCACCCCGCTGTGTGAGAAGGAGGAGTTCGCCGCCAATCCGCACGCCTACGTCAAGCTGTGGAAGCACCACGGTGCTCAGGACCAGGCCGACCGCATCATTGCGCTGGCCGAGGCGCGCGGAGAAGAATGGCTGGAGCGTTACGGCGGCATTTTGTCCTCCGAGATGCTCTTCCCGAAGATTCTCGAGACGTTCGAGAAGGCACCCGAGGTGTATGCCGCGGCCGACGTCGTCGTGAACCTCCTCGACTGGGTCACCTGGAAGCTGACCGGCGAGCTGACGTTCTCGGCCTCGGACTCGGGGTACAAGCGGATGCTGACCGACGGCGAGTACCCGAGCCGCGAATTCTGTGAGCAGCTTGCTCCTGGGTTCGGTGGTGTCTTCGAAGAGAAGATGAACGCGCCGATCAAGCAACTCGGCGAGCAGGCGGGCGTGCTGTCGGCTGCGGCGGCTGAGCTCACCGGCTTGCCGGAGGGGATCGCGGTTGCCGCCGGTAACATCGACGCCCACGTGGTCGTGGCCGGCGCGAACGCCGTCACACCCGGCCAACTCACCGCCATCATCGGCACGTCTGGTTGTTACATCCTCAATAGCGAGGAATATCGCACGGTTCCGGGCGTGTTCGGCAACGTGCTCGGCGGCGCTGTGGCTGGCTTGTGGGGTATTGAGGGCGGCCAGACCGCCGTCGGCGACGTCTTCGCATGGTTCGAGGGCAACGGCGTGCCCGAGCGCTACGAGCAGGCCGCACGAGACGCGGGCGTCTCGGTGCTCGAATACATGATGGACAAGGCCTTCGAGCTGGAGATCGGCGAACACGGCCTCGTCGCCCTCGACTGGCTCAACGGTAACCGTTCCATCCTCTCCGACGCCCGCCTCTCGGGTGCGATCATCGGTTTGACCCTGCAGACTCGCCCGGAGGACATCTACCGTGCGCTCATGGAAGGCACGGTCTTCGGGATCCGCGTCATCATCGATAACTTCGAGGAGCACGGCGTGCCCGTGACGGAAATCGTGGCCGCCGGCGGCCTGCTGAAGAATCACCACTTTATGCAGATGCTCGCCGACGTCACCCGCCGCCCCGTCTCCATCTCGGAGGCGGAACAGGCGGGCGCGCTTGGCTCGGCCATCTTCGCGGCAGTCGCGGCAGGTGTCTACGACGACGTCTACGCGGCCGCCGAGGCGATGTCCCACGTCACCGAGCACAAGTACGTACCCGACGAGGAGGCCTCTAACAAGTACGAAGAGCTCTACGGCATCTACCGTGAGCTGCATGATTTCTTCGGCCGCGGGAAGAACCTCCTCATGCACCGGCTGAAGGACATCCGCTCCCGAGCCTTCGACAAGTAG
- a CDS encoding sn-glycerol-1-phosphate dehydrogenase, producing the protein MSELIDQALKTATETKDIIFGDDVNKEAGPLFARLYPGQKVLVVADENTYDAVGDVVVESLRRAGVEFADEPYIFPGTPTLYAGYENVEKLREVLRTYENTVALSIGGGTLNDIAKLASGELGREYINVCTAASVDGFASFGASISKDGFKITRNCPAPAGLVMDIETMMKAPYRLTATGYGDLIEKIPAGADWILSDELGIEPIDEYVWSLVQGPLMDSLANPQAVHECEHDAIAKLGEGQLMSGLAMQAHQSSRPASGAGHQFSHVWEMEGHGLDWEPPLSHGNKVGVGTVASLAIWEEFLKLTEKDFDADRAVAAQKSADEVAANVRATLIPTIAEEAVKHSVGKLLSEEELRERIGLLTQKWPTIKERCAAQIIPAQQAWDMLKTVGAPYHPEMLKIDWDRFRETHYKAQMIRPRYTVLDILTDLGLFDDVVDKLFSEDGFWGRHLHPDAA; encoded by the coding sequence GGTGGTTGCGGATGAGAACACGTACGACGCCGTGGGCGACGTCGTCGTCGAATCTTTGCGCAGGGCCGGTGTGGAGTTCGCTGACGAGCCCTACATTTTTCCCGGAACTCCGACTCTTTACGCTGGATACGAGAACGTGGAGAAACTGCGCGAGGTCTTGCGCACCTACGAAAACACTGTGGCGCTGTCGATCGGCGGTGGAACGCTCAACGATATCGCCAAGCTGGCCTCGGGTGAGTTGGGGCGCGAGTACATCAATGTGTGCACGGCGGCGTCCGTGGACGGCTTCGCCTCGTTTGGCGCCTCGATATCGAAAGACGGCTTTAAGATCACGCGCAACTGCCCGGCGCCCGCTGGTCTGGTGATGGATATCGAGACGATGATGAAGGCGCCCTATCGCCTCACTGCCACTGGTTACGGTGATCTCATCGAGAAGATTCCCGCAGGCGCGGATTGGATCCTATCAGACGAGCTGGGCATCGAACCCATAGACGAATACGTGTGGAGCCTGGTACAAGGCCCGCTCATGGATTCGCTGGCCAACCCGCAGGCCGTGCACGAGTGCGAGCACGATGCCATAGCCAAACTGGGCGAGGGGCAGCTGATGTCCGGCCTGGCTATGCAGGCACATCAGTCTTCCCGGCCCGCCTCAGGCGCGGGCCATCAATTCTCCCACGTGTGGGAGATGGAGGGCCACGGGCTCGATTGGGAACCGCCGCTCAGCCACGGCAACAAGGTGGGCGTGGGGACGGTTGCCTCGCTCGCGATCTGGGAGGAGTTCCTCAAGCTGACTGAGAAGGACTTCGACGCCGACCGCGCAGTCGCCGCCCAGAAGAGCGCCGATGAAGTAGCGGCCAACGTACGTGCCACTCTCATCCCCACAATCGCTGAGGAAGCGGTCAAGCACTCGGTGGGTAAGTTGCTCAGCGAGGAGGAGTTGCGTGAGCGCATCGGGCTGCTTACGCAGAAGTGGCCTACCATCAAGGAGCGCTGCGCGGCTCAGATCATCCCCGCACAGCAGGCGTGGGACATGCTCAAGACGGTCGGTGCTCCCTACCATCCGGAGATGCTGAAGATTGATTGGGATCGCTTCCGCGAGACCCATTACAAGGCACAAATGATTCGCCCGCGCTACACGGTTCTCGACATCCTCACGGATCTGGGCCTGTTCGACGACGTCGTGGACAAACTCTTCTCCGAAGACGGATTCTGGGGTCGCCACCTGCACCCGGATGCCGCCTAA